The proteins below come from a single Eremothecium sinecaudum strain ATCC 58844 chromosome II, complete sequence genomic window:
- the SAP185 gene encoding Sap185p (Syntenic homolog of Ashbya gossypii AFR089W; Syntenic homolog of Saccharomyces cerevisiae YKR028W (SAP190) and YJL098W (SAP185)), whose product MSASFWKFSQDYSTESPLTAILNRAFIKVDSNARVEKTTSKGKKDTGENEADNETGRGKEEQDEEEEGADSSEKHQNEVLSGDEEAVGLNGDLPETESEYKDYKPNLDVLEDLLDDEESYTELLCSNFKLMIFFKYPEVLDRLIDYVTNERLLKETDTSQEVSDVPHVADAQEESESTSIPTDGKVKHKNGENAGDSIDSNQQEDLDANNDNRCTLPQETAEQAESRRARMAAEILSADAWPISSAIIENQELLSKLWSMLDHSAPLSIISSSYFMKINERLLDMVIAAMIRFILNQNNVVDRFLTHIDNPPLMDFLLKIVSTDKPDTPTNIIGLLKQQKLIPKLLDHLSPKYSSSVQSAAGDFLKALVTISANSNNEIASAIGPNELTRELVSPPMVAKLIDIMLEGGTSLSNGVGIVIELIRKNNSDYDFIQVMYTTLKTHPPTDRDPIYLGHLVKCFADNIPKFNRILVETKLPQLETPFGSIEPLGFERFKICELIAELLHCSNMGLLNEPKGEEIVHARDVEREHKLSLDMYGTTDGSVDQEGQESAAQAPSDDEGLSGRIKDLHIAPNSGANSTDESPSSDSQSIVTPLCQMGTEVNSEESSDIELSEQAIREQMVIGDRLKIALHDNRIISTILKMFFDFPWNNFLHNVVFDIVQQIFNGPLKSGYNRFLLADLISTSRITDAIMEGEKKCEDYERETGLRLGYMGHLTLIAEEVAKFAAYVEEMKITFSNSIIMETLNEPKWREYTEVVLAETRGKYSTVLGDFVEDDKREYGKVIDKEEHAQFTNGNDIYHNSYLEHDDENYAEYSEMDGSRYYEYEDESGHTTRIHLNQLDNDDMDDLGASDTVNDSKFRNYMSHELAKDYTAGNFSSDEEDDLEGPEEHDSHWPQDPSASDHTSEKVSATNFMPQVPNESTSLMNQSIFNHRPFELQEHDAADDDYMDPNDDGQSYVKSHHPLYSNMLSNSHSDNLYFKKEDSNGDDSEESDEELIMVDEADAYEDDNGLQQSGSEYALCRTSSKDELKWESKND is encoded by the coding sequence ATGTCGGCATCGTTTTGGAAGTTTAGCCAAGATTACTCTACAGAGTCGCCGTTAACGGCCATTCTTAACCGTGCATTTATCAAGGTAGATAGCAATGCTAGGGTAGAGAAAACGACTAGTAAGGGCAAGAAGGATACGGGTGAAAACGAGGCGGATAATGAAACTGGGAGAGGGAAAGAAGAGCaggatgaagaggaagaaggGGCCGACAGTAGCGAAAAACATCAAAATGAGGTTTTAAGCGGGGATGAGGAGGCTGTGGGCCTTAATGGGGACCTCCCGGAGACAGAATCAGAGTACAAAGATTACAAACCAAACCTAGATGTTTTAGAGGACCTTTTGGACGACGAGGAATCGTATACAGAACTTCTATGTTCTAATTTCAAGCttatgattttttttaaatacCCGGAGGTTTTAGACAGGCTAATTGACTACGTGACAAATGAGCGGCTTTTGAAAGAGACTGATACTTCTCAAGAAGTCTCCGATGTTCCACATGTAGCAGATGCCCAAGAAGAATCTGAAAGTACTTCTATTCCTACTGATGGTAAAGTAAAGCACAAGAATGGTGAAAATGCTGGGGATAGCATTGATTCAAATCAGCAGGAAGATTTGGACGCTAATAATGATAACCGTTGTACGCTGCCGCAGGAAACCGCCGAACAGGCAGAATCCAGAAGGGCTAGGATGGCAGCCGAAATATTATCTGCTGACGCTTGGCCTATATCGTCGGCTATTATTGAAAACCAAGAACTATTATCTAAGTTATGGTCTATGCTTGATCATAGTGCGCCACTTTCAATAATTTCGTCGTCATACTTCATGAAAATCAACGAAAGGCTATTAGATATGGTAATTGCAGCCATGATTCGTTTTATTTTGAATCAGAACAACGTAGTTGATAGATTTCTGACACACATAGATAATCCGCCGTTGATGGACTTCTTATTAAAAATTGTCTCCACGGACAAGCCGGATACCCCAACCAACATAATTGGGTTACTAAAGCAGCAGAAGTTAATTCCGAAGTTACTGGATCACTTGTCACCAAAGTACTCTTCCTCGGTGCAATCAGCCGCCGGAGATTTCTTAAAGGCCCTAGTTACCATAAGTGCCAACTCAAATAATGAAATTGCATCAGCAATTGGTCCTAATGAACTTACTCGTGAATTGGTTTCACCACCAATGGTTGCTAAGTTAATTGATATCATGTTAGAGGGAGGAACTTCTTTAAGCAATGGTGTGGGCATTGTTATCGAACTGATTAGAAAAAACAACTCTGATTATGATTTTATTCAGGTGATGTATACCACATTGAAGACTCACCCCCCAACTGATAGAGATCCTATATACCTCGGTCACCTGGTCAAATGCTTTGCTGACAATATCCCAAAGTTTAACCGTATATTGGTTGAAACAAAGCTTCCTCAATTAGAAACGCCTTTTGGTTCTATTGAGCCTTTAGGTTTTGAGAGGTTTAAAATTTGTGAGTTGATAGCAGAATTGCTACATTGTTCTAATATGGGATTGTTAAATGAGCCCAAGGGAGAAGAAATCGTACATGCAAGGGATGTAGAGAGAGAGCATAAATTAAGTTTGGATATGTATGGCACTACAGATGGCTCTGTGGATCAAGAAGGACAAGAATCTGCAGCTCAGGCACCATCGGACGACGAAGGATTATCTGGTAGGATCAAAGATTTGCATATAGCTCCTAATTCCGGTGCGAATAGCACGGATGAAAGCCCATCTTCCGACTCTCAAAGTATAGTCACTCCTCTTTGTCAAATGGGCACAGAGGTAAATTCTGAGGAATCATCCGATATTGAGCTCTCAGAACAGGCTATACGTGAACAAATGGTTATCGGAGACAGGCTAAAGATTGCTCTACATGACAATCGGATCATTTCCACAATCCTTAAAATGTTTTTCGACTTCCCATGGAACAACTTTTTACATAATGTTGTTTTTGATATCGTTCAACAAATTTTTAATGGTCCTTTGAAGTCTGGTTACAATAGATTCCTCCTAGCAGATTTAATTTCAACGTCACGTATTACAGATGCTATAATGGAGGGTGAAAAGAAGTGCGAGGATTACGAAAGAGAAACTGGGTTAAGGTTGGGCTACATGGGTCATTTAACGTTGATAGCCGAAGAAGTTGCTAAATTTGCTGCTTATGTTGAAGAAATGAAAATTACGTTTAGTAATAGCATTATTATGGAGACCCTAAATGAGCCAAAATGGCGGGAATACACCGAAGTCGTATTAGCAGAAACCAGAGGCAAGTATAGTACTGTCCTCGGTGATTTtgttgaagatgataaaCGGGAATACGGCAAGGTGATTGATAAAGAAGAACACGCTCAGTTCACTAACGGAAACGACATCTATCATAACTCGTATCTGGAACATGATGATGAGAATTATGCTGAATACAGCGAGATGGACGGAAGTCGTTATTACGAATATGAAGACGAAAGCGGTCATACTACCAGGATACATCTAAATCAACTTGATAACGACGACATGGATGATCTCGGCGCATCAGACACTGTGAATGATAGTAAGTTTAGGAATTACATGTCCCACGAGCTCGCTAAAGATTACACAGCAGGCAATTTCTCGTCTGATGAGGAGGATGATCTTGAGGGACCAGAAGAACATGATAGTCACTGGCCGCAGGACCCTAGCGCTAGCGATCATACCTCCGAGAAAGTCAGCGCCACTAACTTTATGCCACAGGTTCCTAATGAATCAACTTCGCTTATGAACCAGAGCATCTTCAACCATCGGCCGTTTGAGTTACAGGAGCACGATGCTGCCGATGATGACTACATGGATCCCAACGACGACGGCCAATCCTATGTGAAATCCCATCACCCACTCTACTCCAACATGCTATCCAACTCCCATTCAGATAACCTCTATTTTAAGAAAGAAGATAGCAACGGCGATGATAGTGAGGAAAGTGATGAGGAGCTCATTATGGTTGACGAGGCTGACGCTTACGAAGACGACAATGGCCTCCAACAAAGCGGAAGCGAGTATGCATTATGTCGAACATCGAGTAAGGATGAGCTTAAGTGGGAATCTAAGAACGACTGA
- the CHS6 gene encoding Chs6p (Syntenic homolog of Ashbya gossypii AFR088W; Syntenic homolog of Saccharomyces cerevisiae YJL099W (CHS6) and YKR027W (BCH2)), whose product MRMLGLHPANAKDRPASNTEMELFWNVISRRSTVENGNASTAKSTAREKEPQPLNNVDSQAKVKPTIQYPRLIEYKCGESLAIRTNILQRECASTVDNFGVPDLVHVTEYDSIHHHNIGEHHYITGIDVSSEAMPIAYLNTLRLNRESSKEHRRVSMYCTFNIFSRVDIRIRFESEKNYQINIINVKGEEELKLSERLWDETFVSGCIRSIVINRDRNRKVPGLVEYPIGRDAGHLYCQKVITGLCKFIPRAIEAGYDPALYDSPSYLQNYVVDTLSHFLSMSQHVMYDFTIKLLDRLAAEDSENEVQYRLVQSKIALESHAHEVTSVKLIHDGINKFFPNITKLSQTQLRDLVDFLNMQVKFLIRKADFKLALPIADRAVSIAPNSFIAWHNLAVCHLELAHYDKVLGAISSMPHLAFPTLVETALADVIERNYYKKPLGAEPTSNLFPRELTYVTDTFTDMNSLELRTLIYGRTVMSKPTDHGGYLQEIWNGPCKILGPIYGVRSCNIINFVSEAEVNAINHMEFLERNKLANSLSPSEAEVYTLLMRIIQEIGWYEFLELRLRTFVTKQEYSEHSQVIPTELKSKRICGTWLEKLVMHIYHDLEACLHIDLNSSEMKNSALEWQLIGLTLVRIGNYDDAIACLKTCLSARFDIITAEALLKLYIDGHYSEQDIDIIIDLVIRTCAYALRFYDRCQWLTMRALAKLCDQHTKEIITSRIQVCCVENNGMISLLERFLNQIYQD is encoded by the coding sequence ATGAGAATGTTAGGATTACATCCAGCTAATGCTAAGGATCGCCCAGCGTCTAATACGGAAATGGAACTATTTTGGAATGTTATTTCCAGGCGTTCCACTGTGGAAAATGGGAATGCTTCAACTGCTAAATCAACAGCGAGAGAAAAGGAACCACAACCGTTGAATAATGTAGATTCTCAAGCCAAGGTTAAGCCAACTATTCAGTATCCACGGCTAATTGAATACAAATGTGGAGAATCGTTAGCTATTAGAACTAACATATTACAAAGGGAGTGTGCCTCCACTGTAGATAATTTTGGTGTACCTGATTTAGTACATGTTACAGAGTATGATAGTATTCACCATCACAACATAGGAGAGCACCACTATATTACAGGGATAGATGTTTCAAGTGAGGCAATGCCTATCGCATACCTAAATACCCTAAGGTTAAATAGGGAAAGTTCTAAGGAGCATCGGAGGGTTTCTATGTACTGTACATTTAACATATTTTCAAGGGTTGATATACGCATTAGATTTGAGTCGGAGAAGAATTATCAAATTAATATAATTAATGTCAAGGGCGAAGAGGAACTCAAGCTAAGCGAACGACTATGGGATGAGACTTTTGTAAGCGGATGTATTAGAAGCATAGTAATCAATAGGGATCGTAATAGGAAAGTCCCAGGCTTGGTAGAATATCCCATCGGCCGAGATGCGGGACATCTGTACTGCCAAAAAGTGATTACTGGGCTATGCAAATTCATACCGAGGGCAATTGAGGCTGGATATGACCCGGCTCTCTACGATTCACCGTCCTATTTACAGAACTACGTTGTGGACACCCTATCTCACTTTTTATCTATGTCTCAGCACGTGATGTATGACTTCACAATCAAGTTATTAGACAGGCTAGCGGCAGAGGATTCTGAAAATGAAGTCCAGTATAGACTGGTGCAGTCCAAGATAGCGTTGGAAAGCCATGCCCACGAGGTAACTTCAGTCAAGTTGATTCATGATGGCATCAATAAGTTTTTCCCTAACATTACGAAGCTCTCTCAAACCCAGCTGCGGGATCTAGTTGATTTCCTGAACATGCAAGTGAAATTCCTCATCCGTAAAGCAGATTTTAAACTAGCGCTACCAATAGCAGATCGTGCAGTATCGATTGCACCTAATAGTTTCATAGCTTGGCACAATTTGGCCGTTTGCCACCTAGAATTAGCTCATTACGACAAGGTGCTAGGTGCCATCAGCTCAATGCCTCATCTTGCGTTTCCCACGCTTGTTGAAACTGCACTAGCTGACGTCATAGAGCGCAATTACTACAAAAAGCCACTCGGGGCAGAGCCCACTAGCAACCTGTTCCCAAGAGAATTGACCTACGTCACAGACACTTTCACAGATATGAACAGTCTAGAACTCCGCACCCTCATATACGGCAGAACTGTTATGTCCAAGCCCACAGACCACGGCGGCTATCTCCAGGAAATTTGGAACGGCCCATGCAAAATCCTGGGCCCAATATACGGCGTCCGTAGCTGTAACATTATAAACTTTGTTTCTGAGGCAGAAGTAAATGCCATCAACCACATGGAATTCCTAGAACGCAATAAATTAGCGAACAGCCTATCTCCTTCAGAAGCCGAAGTCTACACCCTCCTAATGCGTATAATACAAGAAATCGGCTGGTACGAGTTCCTGGAACTCCGGCTTCGAACCTTCGTCACAAAACAGGAGTACTCAGAGCACTCCCAAGTCATCCCCACAGAACTAAAATCAAAGCGCATCTGCGGCACATGGCTCGAAAAACTCGTCATGCACATCTATCACGACCTAGAAGCCTGTCTGCACATAGATCTCAACTCATCGGAAATGAAAAACAGCGCTCTAGAATGGCAGCTCATCGGTTTGACTCTAGTTCGTATCGGTAACTATGATGATGCCATCGCCTGTCTAAAAACTTGTCTCTCCGCACGATTCGACATCATAACCGCCGAAGCCCTATTGAAGCTATACATCGACGGTCATTACAGCGAACAAGACATAGACATCATAATAGATCTGGTGATTAGAACCTGTGCATATGCGTTACGTTTTTATGATAGGTGTCAGTGGTTAACCATGCGCGCTCTCGCAAAGCTATGTGACCAGCACACAAAGGAGATTATAACAAGCCGCATCCAAGTCTGTTGTGTGGAAAATAATGGAATGATTTCACTACTAGAAAGATTCCTAAATCAGATATACCAAGACTAG
- the LSB6 gene encoding 1-phosphatidylinositol 4-kinase LSB6 (Syntenic homolog of Ashbya gossypii AFR087W; Syntenic homolog of Saccharomyces cerevisiae YJL100W (LSB6)) yields the protein MKQALLKHRTPQYGLVSNSSYDWLRYQEEEQERIMVILANARHQQHAFLKSDLRTRSSFISRLWNDGLGMLHSGKRVRGNKKCVIEYSVFQPAMTSAVSEMDYEDQSEDRFQYIVSNCIEAMKEEGNELKRIPTGSSGSYFVYGTSGEIEGVFKPKDEEPYGPLSPKWTKWLHRTFFPCFFGRTCLIPNLGYICEAAASLLDRRLHTGLVPRTDTVVLDSTSFYDARNRWFCGLTSRKQRKLGSFQLFLNDYVGANEFFERYPLHMTQRQLDEVDDLEAARFRWTPDTLMQLRQQLEKLIILDYIMRNTDRGLDNWMIHLTETSDGWKIQIAAIDNGLSFPWKHPDEWRSYPYGWLYLPLSIINKPFSKETREHFLPILLSTDWWEKSYEEFYELFSRDAEFQERMWKKQWSVMKGQAFNVLETLKHPNQGPLELVRRTRCLVFDEILEVTSQYLPQNIIRSAINEELAMASSPMVLSSVPEESAIIGFQPITGKRTHEEQDQSPMDYSSHDGFSNSSSALNHANTKKVIVERLQICNSRPPVFTWF from the coding sequence ATGAAACAAGCTCTGCTTAAGCACCGTACTCCGCAGTATGGTTTAGTATCGAATTCTAGTTATGACTGGCTTCGGTATCAGGAAGAGGAGCAAGAGCGGATAATGGTTATATTGGCAAATGCCCGCCACCAACAACATGCGTTTCTGAAAAGTGATTTAAGGACTAGATCGTCGTTTATTTCAAGGTTGTGGAATGATGGTCTTGGAATGCTACACTCCGGTAAGAGGGTGAGAGGAAATAAAAAATGTGTAATTGAGTATTCCGTGTTTCAGCCTGCGATGACATCTGCGGTGTCAGAGATGGACTATGAGGACCAGAGTGAAGACAGGTTTCAATATATAGTTTCAAATTGTATTGAGGCTATGAAGGAGGAGGGCAATGAATTGAAGCGGATTCCTACTGGGTCCAGTGGTTCGTATTTTGTGTATGGCACGAGTGGCGAGATCGAGGGGGTTTTCAAGCCGAAAGATGAGGAGCCATATGGGCCACTGTCGCCGAAATGGACAAAGTGGCTACACCGCACTTTCTTCCCCTGTTTTTTTGGACGCACTTGCCTGATTCCAAACCTTGGATACATCTGCGAGGCAGCTGCATCACTGCTGGATCGCAGGCTTCACACAGGCCTAGTACCTCGAACTGACACTGTAGTCCTTGACTCCACAAGTTTCTATGATGCACGAAACCGCTGGTTTTGTGGATTGACTAGCAGGAAACAGCGCAAGTTGGGATCTTTCCAGCTATTTCTGAACGACTATGTAGGCGCAAATGAGTTCTTCGAACGCTATCCACTGCATATGACGCAACGTCAACTAGATGAGGTGGATGATCTCGAGGCCGCGAGATTCAGGTGGACACCAGACACCTTAATGCAGTTACGACAGCAACTAGAGAAATTGATTATTCTGGATTATATTATGCGCAATACGGATCGCGGTCTTGACAATTGGATGATTCACCTGACAGAAACTTCAGATGGCTGGAAGATCCAGATTGCCGCGATTGACAACGGTTTATCATTTCCTTGGAAACACCCGGATGAGTGGCGCTCATATCCCTACGGATGGCTGTACCTCCCCCTGTCAATAATAAATAAGCCTTTCTCCAAAGAAACCCGCGAACATTTTCTTCCCATCCTGCTAAGCACTGACTGGTGGGAGAAGTCGTACGAGGAATTTTATGAGCTCTTTAGTAGAGATGCTGAATTCCAAGAAAGGATGTGGAAGAAACAATGGAGCGTTATGAAGGGTCAAGCATTTAATGTCCTAGAAACCCTGAAACATCCTAACCAGGGACCACTGGAGCTGGTCCGCAGAACACGCTGCCTCGTCTTCGATGAGATACTGGAGGTCACCAGTCAATACCTTCCACAAAACATTATTCGGTCGGCTATTAATGAAGAACTTGCGATGGCCTCTTCTCCTATGGTTTTATCATCTGTTCCTGAAGAAAGTGCAATTATAGGGTTTCAGCCTATAACTGGCAAAAGGACTCATGAGGAGCAGGATCAATCGCCTATGGATTATTCAAGTCACGATGGATTTTCAAACTCAAGCAGCGCTTTAAACCATGCTAATACTAAGAAGGTTATTGTAGAGAGGCTCCAAATATGTAACAGTAGGCCACCAGTATTCACCTGGTTTTGA